A portion of the Cryptomeria japonica chromosome 5, Sugi_1.0, whole genome shotgun sequence genome contains these proteins:
- the LOC131876349 gene encoding uncharacterized protein LOC131876349, which translates to MAGVITCIDKMTPDPELRDKVLDELEIYKSAEGRLFSSQLAIDRRGKQQPDLWWENYGAGTPNLQKIAIRVLSQPCSASGCERNWSVFESIHTKKRNRLSQKQLNDLVFVRYNLRLRVRQVEGVSHEAIDLDEIDPYGD; encoded by the exons atggcaggtgttattacatgcattgataagatgacacctgatcctgagttgagagacaaggttcttgatgagttggag atctacaaaagtgcagaggggagactcttctcatcacaactagcaattgataggagaggaaaacaacaaccag atttatggtgggagaattatggtgccggcacgcctaatcttcaaaagatagctatccgtgttttgtctcagccatgcagtgcttctgggtgtgaacgaaattggagtgtctttgagagcattcacacaaagaagagaaatagattgtcacaaaagcagctcaatgatctagtatttgttcggtacaaccttcgccttcgagttaggcaggtggagggtgtttcacatgaggccattgacttggatgaaattgatccatatggtgattag